In Solanum pennellii chromosome 7, SPENNV200, the following are encoded in one genomic region:
- the LOC107026259 gene encoding uncharacterized protein LOC107026259 isoform X2, producing MGVCAFLLFQQLKKLQIFSQKTEEFLLGLNLLSCYDFVEQSCEYILKQLSDMQKLRGCPENCREAVASLMFAAARFSDLPELRELRDLFQERYGNSLECFVNQKFVEKLSSSPPAVEKRIQLLQDIVVEFSIRWDSMGFQKRMAFAQAQPNRSGLSHASAGNHILPNGKDGGLKADKLDVALGERHKGLNDQHNIKNGREGVVLKKEQQDLHSSEGKESNKDRNKHLTKQETCYSVGRKHDILFDEEEQTRIRNKAVMEKDDNSTRIAKSGNSSHGERLEGFDYKFTRNNENHGQILTGRVPDTLSCARSETAPSRGLPFRNEDVTSARDTAIEKNTVNSKKMVQQDAGNRLMTSYAKFALPPPYSKCKEKAIPPPYVKRKDSKERGLKGSKQCASEFDGHFRSSSPSNRVETIKITKESDLSDHVAQTNKPTRTNSHGHDKEFSHKDVILPKPRSVRRKHHKSATNNHGEVDKSEDARGAKRSSSSRRREHSRKGLQILFEDERHRKDEEERMIDKLLLHYSKRPSKYDVRKKPQALATPDTGEFSNNQTNGDQDKMESDMVLFPKRSISLPHEQASPSKATPIFARANSFQPDNQACHVHPKLPDYDDLTARFASLRG from the exons ACTGAAGAATTTTTGCTTGGGCTGAACCTCTTGTCCTGCTATGACTTTGTGGAACAATCTTGTGAATATATTTTGAAGCAGCTCTCCGACATGCAGAAACTAAG GGGCTGTCCTGAGAACTGCAGAGAAGCTGTGGCATCATTGATGTTTGCTGCAGCAAGATTCTCCGATTTACCAGAATTACGAGAGCTAAGGGATTTATTTCAGGAGAGATACGGGAACTCTTTAGAATGTTTTGTTAACCAGAAG TTTGTGGAGAAATTATCTTCAAGCCCCCCTGCAGTGGAGAAGAGAATTCAGCTGCTGCAAGATATAGTGGTAGAATTTTCCATAAGGTGGGACTCCATGGGATTTCAAAAGAGGATGGCATTTGCACAG GCTCAACCAAACAGGAGTGGACTTTCACATGCTTCTGCTGGCAACCACATTCTACCAAATGGCAAGGATGGTGGTTTAAAAGCTGATAAACTTGACGTTGCACTTGGTGAAAGGCACAAGGGATTGAATGatcaacataatataaagaATGGCAGAGAGGGTGTTGTCTTGAAAAAAGAGCAGCAGGATCTTCATTCCTCTGAAGGAAAAGAATCAAACAAGGATAGAAATAAACATCTTACAAAGCAGGAAACATGCTATTCAGTGGGGCGAAAACATGATATCTTGTTTGACGAGGAGGAACAGACAAGGATAAGAAACAAAGCAGTCATGGAGAAAGATGATAATTCAACAAGGATAGCAAAATCAGGCAACTCATCACATGGAGAGAGGCTAGAAggttttgattataaatttactaGAAACAATGAAAATCATGGTCAAATTCTTACAGGAAGAGTACCGGACACTCTATCTTGTGCAAGATCAGAGACTGCTCCTAGTAGGGGACTCCCTTTCAGAAATGAAGATGTCACTTCTGCTCGGGACACAGCCATTGAAAAGAATACTGTCAACTCAAAAAAAATGGTTCAGCAGGACGCTGGAAATAGGTTAATGACATCCTATGCCAAGTTTGCTCTCCCTCCACCATACAGTAAGTGCAAAGAGAAAGCCATCCCTCCTCCATATGTAAAGCGAAAAGATAGCAAGGAAAGAGGCCTCAAAGGTTCTAAGCAGTGTGCTTCTGAATTTGATGGCCATTTCAGAAGTTCCTCTCCATCCAATAGAGTTGAAACAATTAAGATCACTAAAGAATCAGACCTTTCTGATCATGTGGCTCAAACTAATAAACCCACTAGAACAAATAGTCATGGTCATGATAAAGAATTCTCTCACAAGGATGTGATTTTGCCCAAACCAAGATCTGTTAGGAGAAAGCACCATAAATCAGCTACTAATAATCACGGTGAAGTAGATAAGTCTGAAGATGCCAGAGGAGCCAAGAGAAGTTCAAGTAGCCGGCGAAGGGAACATTCAAGGAAAGGCTTGCAGATTTTGTTTGAGGATGAACGCCATAGAAAAGATGAAGAGGAAAGAATGATAGATAAACTATTGCTGCATTACAGTAAAAGACCATCAAAGTATGATGTGAGAAAAAAGCCACAAGCTCTGGCAACTCCTGATACTGGTGAATTCTCAAATAATCAAACCAATGGAGATCAGGATAAAATGGAATCAGATATGGTTCTTTTCCCCAAAAGATCTATTTCCCTCCCACACGAGCAGGCTTCTCCATCGAAGGCAACACCTATATTTGCTCGTGCCAATTCATTTCAGCCCGACAACCAGGCATGTCATGTGCATCCCAAACTACCAGATTATGATGATTTGACTGCCAGATTTGCTTCTCTAAGAGGctga
- the LOC107026259 gene encoding uncharacterized protein LOC107026259 isoform X1, with translation MLDGILTRGFSSKCKSLVKATRTRIEVVRRRAESKQRFLKEDLAKLLDNGLDINAYGRTEEFLLGLNLLSCYDFVEQSCEYILKQLSDMQKLRGCPENCREAVASLMFAAARFSDLPELRELRDLFQERYGNSLECFVNQKFVEKLSSSPPAVEKRIQLLQDIVVEFSIRWDSMGFQKRMAFAQAQPNRSGLSHASAGNHILPNGKDGGLKADKLDVALGERHKGLNDQHNIKNGREGVVLKKEQQDLHSSEGKESNKDRNKHLTKQETCYSVGRKHDILFDEEEQTRIRNKAVMEKDDNSTRIAKSGNSSHGERLEGFDYKFTRNNENHGQILTGRVPDTLSCARSETAPSRGLPFRNEDVTSARDTAIEKNTVNSKKMVQQDAGNRLMTSYAKFALPPPYSKCKEKAIPPPYVKRKDSKERGLKGSKQCASEFDGHFRSSSPSNRVETIKITKESDLSDHVAQTNKPTRTNSHGHDKEFSHKDVILPKPRSVRRKHHKSATNNHGEVDKSEDARGAKRSSSSRRREHSRKGLQILFEDERHRKDEEERMIDKLLLHYSKRPSKYDVRKKPQALATPDTGEFSNNQTNGDQDKMESDMVLFPKRSISLPHEQASPSKATPIFARANSFQPDNQACHVHPKLPDYDDLTARFASLRG, from the exons ACTGAAGAATTTTTGCTTGGGCTGAACCTCTTGTCCTGCTATGACTTTGTGGAACAATCTTGTGAATATATTTTGAAGCAGCTCTCCGACATGCAGAAACTAAG GGGCTGTCCTGAGAACTGCAGAGAAGCTGTGGCATCATTGATGTTTGCTGCAGCAAGATTCTCCGATTTACCAGAATTACGAGAGCTAAGGGATTTATTTCAGGAGAGATACGGGAACTCTTTAGAATGTTTTGTTAACCAGAAG TTTGTGGAGAAATTATCTTCAAGCCCCCCTGCAGTGGAGAAGAGAATTCAGCTGCTGCAAGATATAGTGGTAGAATTTTCCATAAGGTGGGACTCCATGGGATTTCAAAAGAGGATGGCATTTGCACAG GCTCAACCAAACAGGAGTGGACTTTCACATGCTTCTGCTGGCAACCACATTCTACCAAATGGCAAGGATGGTGGTTTAAAAGCTGATAAACTTGACGTTGCACTTGGTGAAAGGCACAAGGGATTGAATGatcaacataatataaagaATGGCAGAGAGGGTGTTGTCTTGAAAAAAGAGCAGCAGGATCTTCATTCCTCTGAAGGAAAAGAATCAAACAAGGATAGAAATAAACATCTTACAAAGCAGGAAACATGCTATTCAGTGGGGCGAAAACATGATATCTTGTTTGACGAGGAGGAACAGACAAGGATAAGAAACAAAGCAGTCATGGAGAAAGATGATAATTCAACAAGGATAGCAAAATCAGGCAACTCATCACATGGAGAGAGGCTAGAAggttttgattataaatttactaGAAACAATGAAAATCATGGTCAAATTCTTACAGGAAGAGTACCGGACACTCTATCTTGTGCAAGATCAGAGACTGCTCCTAGTAGGGGACTCCCTTTCAGAAATGAAGATGTCACTTCTGCTCGGGACACAGCCATTGAAAAGAATACTGTCAACTCAAAAAAAATGGTTCAGCAGGACGCTGGAAATAGGTTAATGACATCCTATGCCAAGTTTGCTCTCCCTCCACCATACAGTAAGTGCAAAGAGAAAGCCATCCCTCCTCCATATGTAAAGCGAAAAGATAGCAAGGAAAGAGGCCTCAAAGGTTCTAAGCAGTGTGCTTCTGAATTTGATGGCCATTTCAGAAGTTCCTCTCCATCCAATAGAGTTGAAACAATTAAGATCACTAAAGAATCAGACCTTTCTGATCATGTGGCTCAAACTAATAAACCCACTAGAACAAATAGTCATGGTCATGATAAAGAATTCTCTCACAAGGATGTGATTTTGCCCAAACCAAGATCTGTTAGGAGAAAGCACCATAAATCAGCTACTAATAATCACGGTGAAGTAGATAAGTCTGAAGATGCCAGAGGAGCCAAGAGAAGTTCAAGTAGCCGGCGAAGGGAACATTCAAGGAAAGGCTTGCAGATTTTGTTTGAGGATGAACGCCATAGAAAAGATGAAGAGGAAAGAATGATAGATAAACTATTGCTGCATTACAGTAAAAGACCATCAAAGTATGATGTGAGAAAAAAGCCACAAGCTCTGGCAACTCCTGATACTGGTGAATTCTCAAATAATCAAACCAATGGAGATCAGGATAAAATGGAATCAGATATGGTTCTTTTCCCCAAAAGATCTATTTCCCTCCCACACGAGCAGGCTTCTCCATCGAAGGCAACACCTATATTTGCTCGTGCCAATTCATTTCAGCCCGACAACCAGGCATGTCATGTGCATCCCAAACTACCAGATTATGATGATTTGACTGCCAGATTTGCTTCTCTAAGAGGctga
- the LOC107026259 gene encoding uncharacterized protein LOC107026259 isoform X3 encodes MQKLRGCPENCREAVASLMFAAARFSDLPELRELRDLFQERYGNSLECFVNQKFVEKLSSSPPAVEKRIQLLQDIVVEFSIRWDSMGFQKRMAFAQAQPNRSGLSHASAGNHILPNGKDGGLKADKLDVALGERHKGLNDQHNIKNGREGVVLKKEQQDLHSSEGKESNKDRNKHLTKQETCYSVGRKHDILFDEEEQTRIRNKAVMEKDDNSTRIAKSGNSSHGERLEGFDYKFTRNNENHGQILTGRVPDTLSCARSETAPSRGLPFRNEDVTSARDTAIEKNTVNSKKMVQQDAGNRLMTSYAKFALPPPYSKCKEKAIPPPYVKRKDSKERGLKGSKQCASEFDGHFRSSSPSNRVETIKITKESDLSDHVAQTNKPTRTNSHGHDKEFSHKDVILPKPRSVRRKHHKSATNNHGEVDKSEDARGAKRSSSSRRREHSRKGLQILFEDERHRKDEEERMIDKLLLHYSKRPSKYDVRKKPQALATPDTGEFSNNQTNGDQDKMESDMVLFPKRSISLPHEQASPSKATPIFARANSFQPDNQACHVHPKLPDYDDLTARFASLRG; translated from the exons ATGCAGAAACTAAG GGGCTGTCCTGAGAACTGCAGAGAAGCTGTGGCATCATTGATGTTTGCTGCAGCAAGATTCTCCGATTTACCAGAATTACGAGAGCTAAGGGATTTATTTCAGGAGAGATACGGGAACTCTTTAGAATGTTTTGTTAACCAGAAG TTTGTGGAGAAATTATCTTCAAGCCCCCCTGCAGTGGAGAAGAGAATTCAGCTGCTGCAAGATATAGTGGTAGAATTTTCCATAAGGTGGGACTCCATGGGATTTCAAAAGAGGATGGCATTTGCACAG GCTCAACCAAACAGGAGTGGACTTTCACATGCTTCTGCTGGCAACCACATTCTACCAAATGGCAAGGATGGTGGTTTAAAAGCTGATAAACTTGACGTTGCACTTGGTGAAAGGCACAAGGGATTGAATGatcaacataatataaagaATGGCAGAGAGGGTGTTGTCTTGAAAAAAGAGCAGCAGGATCTTCATTCCTCTGAAGGAAAAGAATCAAACAAGGATAGAAATAAACATCTTACAAAGCAGGAAACATGCTATTCAGTGGGGCGAAAACATGATATCTTGTTTGACGAGGAGGAACAGACAAGGATAAGAAACAAAGCAGTCATGGAGAAAGATGATAATTCAACAAGGATAGCAAAATCAGGCAACTCATCACATGGAGAGAGGCTAGAAggttttgattataaatttactaGAAACAATGAAAATCATGGTCAAATTCTTACAGGAAGAGTACCGGACACTCTATCTTGTGCAAGATCAGAGACTGCTCCTAGTAGGGGACTCCCTTTCAGAAATGAAGATGTCACTTCTGCTCGGGACACAGCCATTGAAAAGAATACTGTCAACTCAAAAAAAATGGTTCAGCAGGACGCTGGAAATAGGTTAATGACATCCTATGCCAAGTTTGCTCTCCCTCCACCATACAGTAAGTGCAAAGAGAAAGCCATCCCTCCTCCATATGTAAAGCGAAAAGATAGCAAGGAAAGAGGCCTCAAAGGTTCTAAGCAGTGTGCTTCTGAATTTGATGGCCATTTCAGAAGTTCCTCTCCATCCAATAGAGTTGAAACAATTAAGATCACTAAAGAATCAGACCTTTCTGATCATGTGGCTCAAACTAATAAACCCACTAGAACAAATAGTCATGGTCATGATAAAGAATTCTCTCACAAGGATGTGATTTTGCCCAAACCAAGATCTGTTAGGAGAAAGCACCATAAATCAGCTACTAATAATCACGGTGAAGTAGATAAGTCTGAAGATGCCAGAGGAGCCAAGAGAAGTTCAAGTAGCCGGCGAAGGGAACATTCAAGGAAAGGCTTGCAGATTTTGTTTGAGGATGAACGCCATAGAAAAGATGAAGAGGAAAGAATGATAGATAAACTATTGCTGCATTACAGTAAAAGACCATCAAAGTATGATGTGAGAAAAAAGCCACAAGCTCTGGCAACTCCTGATACTGGTGAATTCTCAAATAATCAAACCAATGGAGATCAGGATAAAATGGAATCAGATATGGTTCTTTTCCCCAAAAGATCTATTTCCCTCCCACACGAGCAGGCTTCTCCATCGAAGGCAACACCTATATTTGCTCGTGCCAATTCATTTCAGCCCGACAACCAGGCATGTCATGTGCATCCCAAACTACCAGATTATGATGATTTGACTGCCAGATTTGCTTCTCTAAGAGGctga